Proteins co-encoded in one Ictalurus furcatus strain D&B chromosome 9, Billie_1.0, whole genome shotgun sequence genomic window:
- the gpr132a gene encoding probable G-protein coupled receptor 132 isoform X2 encodes MELTNSSNALNSSLNCSLPYENDRLPLLILYGIVCTVGVPANIVTIYLTFLEVQKKNVLGIYLLSLSVCDLMYLGTLPTWAVYIHHGHQWHLSSLACKITGYVFFNNMYVSIFLLCCVSVDRYIAVVHSLKSRGLRQMKWAVMVTSVVVIVVALVHIPVFTMREGETEMNGEKRCFEPGQKTAIVTAFNYARFVIGFFIPLCILLVTNRAILSIVQASDGLSSEQKIKVRYLVLAVILFFLVCFAPYHIILFLRAVSFHFSQRHCTFDTALYSPYSISLGLSTINSAMNPILYVLASDNMRKEVCISKCCLCSGLCSRQETGPALLSHGDDQRKRPGLRSSGGTQEGLVLQ; translated from the coding sequence ATGGAACTGACTAACTCATCCAATGCACTGAATTCATCACTCAACTGCAGTCTTCCCTATGAAAATGACCGACTTCCACTTCTGATTCTGTATGGCATTGTCTGCACTGTGGGAGTACCTGCTAACATTGTCACCATCTATCTCACTTTCCTCGAGGTGCAAAAGAAGAACGTGTTGGGAATCTACCTGCtgagtctgtctgtgtgtgatctGATGTACTTAGGAACGCTACCTACATGGGCTGTTTACATACACCATGGCCATCAATGGCACTTGAGCTCTCTGGCTTGTAAAATAACGGGCTACGTCTTCTTTAATAACATGTATGTCAGCATCTTCCttttgtgctgtgtgtctgTGGACCGTTACATCGCTGTGGTGCATTCATTAAAATCTCGAGGTCTCAGGCAGATGAAATGGGCTGTGATGGTCACCTCAGTGGTTGTAATAGTGGTGGCTCTGGTCCACATTCCAGTGTTTACCATGAGAGAGGGTGAAACGGAGATGAATGGGGAAAAGCGGTGCTTTGAGCCTGGACAGAAAACAGCCATTGTGACTGCCTTCAACTACGCCCGCTTTGTTATCGGTTTCTTCATTCCACTGTGCATTCTGCTGGTCACCAACCGTGCCATTCTCTCTATAGTCCAGGCCAGTGATGGCTTGAGTTCAGAGCAGAAGATCAAAGTTCGTTACCTGGTTCTGGCAGTAATCCTGTTCTTCCTGGTCTGCTTTGCCCCCTATCATATTATTCTTTTTCTACGGGCCGTCAGTTTTCATTTCTCACAAAGACATTGTACCTTTGACACAGCACTTTACTCACCTTACAGTATCTCTCTGGGACTGTCCACAATTAATAGTGCTATGAATCCAATTCTGTACGTGCTGGCCAGTGACAACATGCGCAAGGAGGTCTGCATAAGCAAGTGCTGCCTATGCAGTGGCCTCTGTTCTAGACAGGAGACAGGACCAGCCCTGTTATCACACGGGGACGATCAGAGAAAGCGTCCTGGGCTGAGGTCAAGTGGGGGGACACAGGAGGGTTTAGTGCTCCAATGA
- the ahsa1b gene encoding activator of 90 kDa heat shock protein ATPase homolog 1b, with protein MAKWGEGDPRWIVEERADATNVNNWHWTERDATNWSSEKLKDLLVGLQVENDDGKCEITELSKVEGEASINNRKGKLIFFYEWNLKAKWKGTSKSGIKYKGEIDVPNLSDENDKEDLDISVSLCKDELDTPVFTLMKTEGAEKVREALDSYVELLKTEFTQGMILPTANGVSKQATSQAKVKMDKTQIGSGGTAPPPCTGVKIPTCKFSLKDTFLTSPEELYRAFLNQEMVQAFTHTAAMVEAEKGGKFRLLGGNVYGEFQELVPEEKIVMKWRYNTWPSEHYATVTLTFIDKGNETELKIECRAVPESEEDRTREGWQRYYCQAIKQTFGFGARLC; from the exons ATGGCTAAATGGGGAGAAGGGGACCCTCGGTGGATTGTGGAAGAAAGAGCGGATGCTACAAATGTTAACAATTGGCACTg GACTGAGCGGGATGCCACAAACTGGTCATCGGAGAAGTTGAAAGATCTTCTGGTGGGCTTGCAAGTAGAAAACGACGACGGCAAGTGTGAAATCACAGAGCTGAGCAAGGTGGAAGGAGAGGCTTCTATCAACAACCGCAAAGGGAAGCTAATCTTCTTCTACGAGTGGAACTTAAAGGCCAAGTGGAAAG ggacCTCGAAATCAGGGATCAAATACAAAGGGGAAATTGACGTTCCAAACCTTTCTGATGAAAATGATAAGGAGGACCTTGAC ATCAGTGTGTCCCTTTGTAAAGATGAGCTTGACACACCAGTCTTTACTCTGATGAAAACGGAGGGGGCAGAGAAAGTCCGCGAGGCACTCGACAGCTACGTCGAACTTCTCAAAACAG AGTTCACGCAGGGTATGATCTTACCGACAGCTAATGGTGTGAGCAAACAGGCGACCTCTCAGGCAAAAGTCAAGATGGATAAAACCCAG ATTGGCTCAGGTGGCACAGCTCCTCCTCCCTGCACAGGAGTAAAGATCCCCACTTGCAAGTTCTCACTGAAAGACACTTTCCTCACTTCACCAGAGGAGCTCTACAGAGCTTTCCTCAACCAAGAG atGGTGCAGGCATTTACACACACGGCTGCCATGGTTGAGGCAGAGAAGGGAGGCAAGTTCCGCCTTTTGGGTGGAAATGTATACGGAGAGTTCCAGGAGCTG GTTCCAGAGGAGAAAATAGTCATGAAATGGAGGTACAACACGTGGCCAAGCG AGCACTATGCGACAGTGACGCTGACCTTCATAGACAAGGGCAATGAGACGGAGCTGAAGATCGAGTGTCGAGCTGTGCCAGAGAGTGAGGAGGACCGCACGCGAGAAGGTTGGCAGAGGTACTATTGCCAGGCCATCAAACAGACATTTGGCTTTGGTGCACGACTCTGCTGA
- the gpr132a gene encoding probable G-protein coupled receptor 132 isoform X1, which produces MFYVLTMELTNSSNALNSSLNCSLPYENDRLPLLILYGIVCTVGVPANIVTIYLTFLEVQKKNVLGIYLLSLSVCDLMYLGTLPTWAVYIHHGHQWHLSSLACKITGYVFFNNMYVSIFLLCCVSVDRYIAVVHSLKSRGLRQMKWAVMVTSVVVIVVALVHIPVFTMREGETEMNGEKRCFEPGQKTAIVTAFNYARFVIGFFIPLCILLVTNRAILSIVQASDGLSSEQKIKVRYLVLAVILFFLVCFAPYHIILFLRAVSFHFSQRHCTFDTALYSPYSISLGLSTINSAMNPILYVLASDNMRKEVCISKCCLCSGLCSRQETGPALLSHGDDQRKRPGLRSSGGTQEGLVLQ; this is translated from the exons ATGTTTTATGTAT TGACCATGGAACTGACTAACTCATCCAATGCACTGAATTCATCACTCAACTGCAGTCTTCCCTATGAAAATGACCGACTTCCACTTCTGATTCTGTATGGCATTGTCTGCACTGTGGGAGTACCTGCTAACATTGTCACCATCTATCTCACTTTCCTCGAGGTGCAAAAGAAGAACGTGTTGGGAATCTACCTGCtgagtctgtctgtgtgtgatctGATGTACTTAGGAACGCTACCTACATGGGCTGTTTACATACACCATGGCCATCAATGGCACTTGAGCTCTCTGGCTTGTAAAATAACGGGCTACGTCTTCTTTAATAACATGTATGTCAGCATCTTCCttttgtgctgtgtgtctgTGGACCGTTACATCGCTGTGGTGCATTCATTAAAATCTCGAGGTCTCAGGCAGATGAAATGGGCTGTGATGGTCACCTCAGTGGTTGTAATAGTGGTGGCTCTGGTCCACATTCCAGTGTTTACCATGAGAGAGGGTGAAACGGAGATGAATGGGGAAAAGCGGTGCTTTGAGCCTGGACAGAAAACAGCCATTGTGACTGCCTTCAACTACGCCCGCTTTGTTATCGGTTTCTTCATTCCACTGTGCATTCTGCTGGTCACCAACCGTGCCATTCTCTCTATAGTCCAGGCCAGTGATGGCTTGAGTTCAGAGCAGAAGATCAAAGTTCGTTACCTGGTTCTGGCAGTAATCCTGTTCTTCCTGGTCTGCTTTGCCCCCTATCATATTATTCTTTTTCTACGGGCCGTCAGTTTTCATTTCTCACAAAGACATTGTACCTTTGACACAGCACTTTACTCACCTTACAGTATCTCTCTGGGACTGTCCACAATTAATAGTGCTATGAATCCAATTCTGTACGTGCTGGCCAGTGACAACATGCGCAAGGAGGTCTGCATAAGCAAGTGCTGCCTATGCAGTGGCCTCTGTTCTAGACAGGAGACAGGACCAGCCCTGTTATCACACGGGGACGATCAGAGAAAGCGTCCTGGGCTGAGGTCAAGTGGGGGGACACAGGAGGGTTTAGTGCTCCAATGA
- the LOC128612404 gene encoding dr1-associated corepressor translates to MPGQKRKYNVRFPPGRIKKIIQKDTEVGRMATAVPVIISKALEMFLISLLTKTSLITQSKNSRVMSINHMKQCIESEKLFDFLKELAEQASGSSTAKESKAGKGKCLGHRKKWHNMSIKTKSPEKEDLPERHNTEPSDSSSESELVICLETQSP, encoded by the exons ATGCctggacagaaaagaaaatacaacgtTCGTTTTCCACCC GGTCGCATTAAGAAAATCATTCAGAAAGATACGGAGGTGGGCAGAATGGCCACTGCTGTTCCGGTTATCATAT CTAAAGCACTGGAAATGTTCTTGATCTCATTGCTCACCAAGACCAGTTTAATCACTCAGTCCAAGAACAGCAGAGTCATGTCCATCAACCACAT GAAACAGTGCATTGAGTCTGAGAAGCTGTTTGACTTCCTGAAGGAGCTTGCGGAACAGGCCTCCGGCTCGTCAACAGCTAAAGAGAGCAAAGCCGGCAAGGGGAAATGCCTGGGACACAG AAAGAAGTGGCACAACATGTCCATCAAAACCAAGTCACCAGAAAAGGAGGATCTTCCCGAGAGGCATAACACTGAGCCTTCAGACTCCTCTAGT GAGTCTGAGCTTGTCATCTGCTTGGAGACACAGTCACCTTGA